A DNA window from Trichosurus vulpecula isolate mTriVul1 chromosome 2, mTriVul1.pri, whole genome shotgun sequence contains the following coding sequences:
- the LOC118836522 gene encoding olfactory receptor 56B1-like: MTPAMRLFNGSHFQVKEFILMGFPGIHSWQYWLSLPLALLYLSSISANLLIFITIWKEPKLHQPMYRFLSVLSVVDMGLATTIMPKILAIFWFDAKAISLPECFAQIYAIHCFVGIESGIFLCMAFDRYVAICHPLRYPTIVTDSFVFKATVFMVLRNGLAVIPVPVLAAQRDYCSSNEIEHCLCSNLGVTSLACDDRTPNSICQMILAWLLMGADLSLIVLSYTLILRSVLKLNSAEAASKALSTCSSHLILILFFYTVIVVIFVTHLAGRKYPLIPVLFNVLHNIIPPSLNPIVYAFRTQDLRLGFQKVFLPGKKSR; the protein is encoded by the coding sequence ATGACTCCAGCTATGAGACTCTTCAATGGATCccacttccaggtcaaagaattCATCCTTATGGGATTCCCTGGAATACATAGTTGGCAATACTGGCTATCTCTACCCCTGGCATTACTCTACCTCTCCTCCATCAGTGCCAATCTGCTCATCTTTATCACCATCTGGAAGGAACCCAAATTGCACCAGCCCATGTATCGATTCCTCAGCGTACTGTCTGTTGTGGACATGGGCCTGGCCACCACCATCATGCCTAAGATATTGGCCATCTTCTGGTTTGATGCCAAGGCCATCAGCCTCCCTGAGTGCTTTGCTCAGATCTATGCCATACACTGCTTTgtaggcatagagtcaggaatcTTCCTTTGCATGGCTTTTGACAGATATGTGGCTATTTGCCATCCCCTCCGCTATCCCACTATTGTCACAGACTCTTTTGTCTTCAAAGCCACAGTTTTCATGGTGCTCAGAAATGGACTGGCTGTTATCCCAGTGCCTGTGCTGGCTGCTCAGAGAGATTACTGCTCCTCAAATGAGATTGAGCACTGCCTGTGCTCCAACTTGGGGGTCACCAGCCTGGCCTGTGATGACAGGACACCCAATAGCATTTGCCAGATGATCCTGGCATGGCTCTTAATGGGGGCTGACTTAAGCCTGATCGTCCTTTCCTATACGTTAATCCTCCGCTCTGTGCTAAAGCTGAACTCAGCAGAAGCTGCATCTAAAGCCCTGAGTACTTGTAGCTCCCACCTCATCCTCATCTTGTTCTTCTATACAGTCATTGTTGTAATTTTTGTCACCCACCTGGCAGGGAGAAAGTATCCCCTGATCCCTGTGCTTTTCAATGTGCTGCACAACATCATCCCCCCATCCCTCAACCCTATTGTGTATGCATTTAGGACTCAAGACCTTAGGTTGGGCTTCCAGAAAGTGTTTCTGCCAGGCAAAAAGAGTAGATGA